The following coding sequences are from one Triticum aestivum cultivar Chinese Spring chromosome 5A, IWGSC CS RefSeq v2.1, whole genome shotgun sequence window:
- the LOC123106315 gene encoding uncharacterized protein — translation MLVCTSSLRCQHRQSNIRILARVPSLFVSNITCSQFSPVNQNLFSAEAFREHEDAHGEGWERLDHKLHVDFLGCIGHNLLRPITTSFPKAIHDWLEPFLHSSFRSRQAKILALKSFRFHTKDGLYFLSCLVRAHFTEKKSAFAHT, via the exons ATGCTTGTTTGTACT TCCTCCCTGAGATGCCAGCATCGCCAGAGTAACATCAGGATCCTGGCGCGCGTTCCCTCACTTTTTGTGTCCAACATTACTTGCAGCCAGTTTTCACCTGTGAACCAGAACTTGTTTTCAGCAG AAGCCTTTAGAGAGCATGAAGACGCTCATGGTGAAGGTTGGGAGCGCCTGGACCATAAACTTCATGTGGACTTCCTTGGCTGCATAGGCCATAACCTTCTCCGACCAATCACTACATCTTTTCCCAAAGCTATTCATGATTGGCTGGAACCGTTCCTCCATTCTTCCTTCCGGAGTAGGCAGGCCAAAATACTTGCTCTCAAAAGTTTCCGATTTCACACCAAGGATGGCCTTTATTTCCTCTCTTGTTTGGTCAGGGCACACTTCACTGAAAAGAAGAGCGCATTTGCTCACACTTAG
- the LOC123106316 gene encoding agamous-like MADS-box protein AGL61: protein MAPKRKGGNGRQKTIMRRVEKEGARQVCFAKRRQGLFNKANELAVMCGAEVAAISYSPGGNAFSFGHPSAEAVIDRFLAGGATGVLSATDNNKLKNLHLQHGELRTQLKEVKMRKECIEEAMAKKCVVGDQIAVWLNPKLGDMREEEMMAFAAKLMPVRAAISECANQVLLDLGMENILRALQAPGVPLPQQLIGGSTFEFGSTSTNTRMEMQQMHMAMPPTRGFAIGMDMHHMPMAMPPPGLAYGMNMQQILMSIPPPSGFGAGMEMQQMVMVMSPQPEFIAGTEKQQVTMAMPLPEFPANVEMPPPMGIAAGTEMVQQATGTNMGFPY from the coding sequence ATGGCACCGAAGCGGAAGGGTGGCAATGGGCGGCAGAAGACCATCATGCGGCGGGTCGAGAAGGAGGGCGCCCGGCAGGTGTGCTTCGCCAAGCGCCGGCAAGGTCTGTTTAACAAAGCCAATGAGCTGGCGGTGATGTGCGGCGCCGAGGTAGCCGCCATTTCCTACTCACCCGGAGGCAATGCCTTCTCCTTTGGTCACCCCTCTGCTGAGGCCGTCATAGACCGCTTCCTGGCAGGCGGCGCGACGGGAGTCCTGAGCGCCACCGACAATAACAAGCTGAAGAATTTGCACCTGCAGCACGGCGAGCTACGCACGCAGCTGAAGGAGGTgaagatgcggaaagagtgcataGAGGAGGCCATGGCAAAGAAATGTGTCGTGGGGGACCAGATTGCGGTCTGGCTTAACCCAAAACTAGGTGACATGAGGGAGGAGGAGATGATGGCCTTCGCCGCCAAGCTGATGCCGGTGCGGGCCGCCATCTCTGAATGCGCAAACCAGGTACTCCTGGACCTGGGGATGGAGAACATCCTTCGCGCGCTCCAGGCGCCTGGGGTGCCACTGCCGCAACAGCTGATCGGTGGAAGTACCTTTGAGTTTGGTAGCACCAGCACCAACACTAGAATGGAGATGCAGCAGATGCATATGGCGATGCCTCCAACTCGAGGATTCGCCATAGGGATGGATATGCACCATATGCCAATGGCGATGCCTCCGCCGGGCTTGGCTTATGGCATGAATATGCAGCAGATTCTTATGTCGATTCCTCCACCATCCGGGTTTGGCGCTGGGATGGAGATGCAACAGATGGTTATGGTGATGTCGCCGCAACCAGAATTCATCGCCGGGACGGAGAAGCAACAGGTGACTATGGCGATGCCGCTGCCGGAGTTCCCTGCTAATGTGGAGATGCCGCCACCCATGGGGATTGCCGCTGGGACAGAGATGGTGCAGCAGGCGACCGGGACGAACATGGGGTTCCCATACTGA